A region of Coccinella septempunctata chromosome 5, icCocSept1.1, whole genome shotgun sequence DNA encodes the following proteins:
- the LOC123313704 gene encoding transcription factor HES-1-like, translating to MPISEDEYDTRSVQESRITMSKAELRKTHKPIMEKRRRARINHCLNEIKSLVLEAMNKDPSRHSKLEKADILEMAVKHLQNIQRQQLAIAMATNPSAVRKFRAGFDDCADEIDKCLNQIEGVGDSLKQGLTSHLRKCMNGIEQVAHLNFPDQSHIPFLGNPNIMSTPTSKLDIGLDSTTRGDPNNNPYFRIPQGLQLVPERLRPGELTLLLSNVTNNFNFSNSTSGHVVVKETERPSAFATVIPSALSGKLLSPPLSPKTYQPPDERSSSPKGFRPVHISIKPVIPYSSPDDAQVCQISSTSAPTPSEIKTIRFPIQNSNEKRVLQAQGKIVEPLCVITNQGERYKQAKVVEDSVYCEENIQRGTKRTFGETQQGLLVVTEDYPHKKKAFEPSSSFTRESGSSSSSVRQPAKNQNEDSSSEMWRPW from the exons ATGCCAATCAGTGAGGACGAATACGACACCAGATCAGTTCAAGAATCAAGAATTACGATGTCAAAAGCAGAATTGAGAAAG ACGCACAAACCCATCATGGAAAAACGTAGACGGGCAAGGATCAACCATTGCCTAAACGAGATCAAGAGTCTAGTTTTGGAAGCCATGAACAAAGAT CCTTCTAGACACTCCAAACTGGAAAAAGCTGACATTTTGGAGATGGCCGTCAAGCATTTGCAGAATATACAGCGACAACAACTCGCCATAGCTATGGCAACAAATCCGTCTGCTGTCAGAAAATTCAGAGCTGGTTTCGACGATTGCGCTGACGAGATTGACAAGTGCCTTAACCAAATAGAAGGCGTGGGTGATTCTCTCAAGCAAGGACTCACCAGCCACCTCAGAAAATGCATGAACGGCATCGAGCAAGTTGCCCATTTGAATTTCCCCGACCAAAGTCATATACCGTTTCTGGGCAACCCGAATATCATGTCCACGCCAACTTCTAAGCTGGATATCGGCTTGGATTCGACGACAAGGGGAGATCCAAACAACAATCCGTATTTTCGCATACCTCAAGGGTTGCAATTGGTCCCGGAAAGATTGAGACCTGGGGAACTCACTCTTCTCCTCTCAAACGTTAcaaacaatttcaatttttccaattcgaCGTCTGGACACGTGGTTGTCAAAGAAACAGAACGACCTAGTGCCTTTGCAACTGTGATACCCTCAGCATTGTCTGGAAAATTATTGAGTCCTCCTCTAAGCCCAAAAACATATCAGCCTCCAGATGAAAGAAGCTCATCGCCAAAGGGGTTTCGACCAGTGCATATCAGTATAAAACCCGTCATACCTTACTCTTCCCCAGACGACGCTCAAGTTTGTCAAATATCTTCAACATCAGCACCAACACCTTCTGAGATAAAAACCATTAGATTCCCTATTCAGAATTCAAACGAAAAACGAGTGTTACAAGCTCAGGGTAAAATAGTAGAACCTTTATGTGTGATAACAAACCAGGGCGAGCGATACAAACAGGCTAAAGTTGTCGAAGACTCAGTATATTGcgaagaaaatattcaaagagGCACAAAAAGAACATTCGGTGAAACCCAACAAGGCCTATTGGTCGTCACAGAAGATTATCCTCACAAAAAGAAAGCGTTTGAACCTTCTTCATCATTCACAAGAGAAAGCGGTTCATCATCGTCTTCAGTCCGTCAACCTGCCAAAAACCAGAATGAAGATAGTTCTTCTGAGATGTGGAGACCCTGGTGA
- the LOC123313238 gene encoding nose resistant to fluoxetine protein 6-like, with the protein MGMLLLILVFCTISITKSGGVTDKEYANLPPVFEQDNFERCLLLKDEALYCYVEYHVKPIDPENASITWTHIQDLSANPKNYRHDILRHGVCIPFSCPNISRSHRDPEFRRDLAECINRKYKHLGIYGTVEHDYCQTDEPPKYDFLDRLAAVLLIVYVLFVLFASFYEGFARYKTPEEYLSITTSRYGKLVSCFSIPKNWERLKTIEWTPENYKLKGVHGFRFYNMFLVIAVHAAVLCVAGPISNTKFIEGLFHHRYMMFMASGPFGVSTFFQISSMLLTFSVLNHFNEKSEKELTLKTIFWIVIYRYLRLTPTMAFILFLHSTILPHSGSGPMWNEYLGIDRRNCRKNGWTNLLYINTWVNTSEMCMLETWYLSVDMQAFILVLVFLYFTAKSPKRFWSFLIIAWILHLIYVAWHVYSKAVFYFMRPYPENMYIIKGLYEEDGVWINTLAHGPMNYASTFVGVAVGFVLSKYDKVPTPSSRIGQILYWFGVWGVAVSIVGIPGTWLYSKNYYDSYWFSIPYLTFSPTIYSAAIALGSLGIAAGHGWMTKWVLEWRPTYFLGRISYSTFLAHYPLLFYILGSSKNLMSVNEINILLETGKILSISLVCGLMLSLFIEYPVSAFSSLLLKDKIVNETKKNDIKPKTS; encoded by the exons ATGGGAATGCTTCTGTTAATTTTAGTCTTTTGTACAATATCGATCACAAAAAGTGGTGGTGTCACAG ATAAGGAATATGCCAATTTACCTCCAGTTTTTGAACAGGATAATTTCGAGAGATGCCTCTTACTCAAGGACGAGGCTTTATATTGTTATGTGGAGTACCACGTGAAACCCATAGATCCAGAAAATGCGAGCATAACGTGGACCCATATACAA GACTTATCAGCTAACCCGAAGAATTATCGTCATGACATTTTGAGACACGGTGTTTGCATACCTTTTTCCTGTCCTAATATTTCGAGATCGCACCGAGATCCGGAATTCAGAAGAGATTTAGCCGAGTGCATAAACAGGAAATATAAGCATTTAGGCATATACGGGACAGTGGAGCATGATTATTGCCAAACCGATGAACCTCCGAAGTATGACTTTCTCGACAGATTGGCTGC GGTACTTCTGATCGTTTACGTTTTATTCGTACTTTTTGCATCATTCTACGAAGGATTCGCAAGATACAAAACACCCGAAGAATATTTAAGTATCACAACGAGTCGAT ATGGAAAACTCGTGTCCTGCTTTTCAATACCCAAGAATTGGGAAAGGCTGAAAACTATCGAATGGACGCCAGAAAATTATAAGTTGAAAGGTGTTCACGGTTTCAGATTCTATAATATGTTCTTAGTTATTGCAGTTCATGCAGCTGTACTCTGCGTTGCCGGACCAATTTCGAATACAAAGTTTATTGAAGGG TTATTCCATCATCGTTATATGATGTTCATGGCAAGTGGACCTTTTGGCGTTTCTACTTTTTTTCAAATCTCCTCGATGCTGCTTACTTTTAGTGTCCTGAACCATTTCAATGAGAAAAGTGAGAAAGAACTAActctgaaaacaattttttggaTTGTAATTTATAGGTATCTAAG ACTCACTCCTACGATGGCTTTCATCCTGTTCCTTCATTCTACTATTTTACCACACTCAGGGAGCGGACCGATGTGGAACGAGTACTTGGGGATTGATAGAAGAAATTGTCGAAAGAATGGTTGGACAAACTTGTTATATATCAACACTTGGGTTAATACTTCCGAAATG TGTATGCTCGAAACATGGTATTTGTCAGTGGATATGCAAGCTTTCATTTTGGTTCTTGTTTTTTTATACTTCACTGCAAAGAGTCCAAAACGTTTTTGGTCGTTTTTGATCATAGCATGGATTCTACATCTCATCTACGTAGCCTGGCATGTATATAGCAAAGCCGTATTCTATTTTATGAGGCCATATCCAGA GAACATGTATATAATAAAAGGCTTGTACGAGGAAGATGGAGTCTGGATCAATACTTTAGCCCACGGTCCTATGAACTACGCGAGTACTTTTGTTGGAGTAGCAGTTGGATTCGTGCTTTCTAAATACGACAAAGTCCCAACGCCCAGTTCGAGA atagGACAAATTTTGTACTGGTTTGGAGTTTGGGGAGTAGCAGTTTCAATCGTTGGAATCCCAGGAACGTGGCTCTACTCAAAAAATTACTACGACAGTTACTGGTTTTCCATTCCTTACCTTACATTTTCACCAACTATTTACAGCGCAGCTATAGCTTTGGGATCACTTGGAATCGCTGCAGGACATGGAT ggaTGACAAAGTGGGTTTTAGAATGGCGACCTACCTATTTCCTAGGCAGAATAAGTTACTCTACATTCCTAGCACATTACCCACTACTCTTTTATATCTTAGGATCATCTAAAAATTTGATGAGTGTTAATGAAATCAACATA CTACTTGAAACAGGAAAAATCCTTTCGATTAGCTTAGTATGTGGATTGATGTTGTCTCTTTTCATAGAGTATCCCGTATCTGCGTTTTCATCGCTTTTATTAAAGGATAAAATAGTGAATGAAACCAAAAAGAATGATATAAAACCGAAGACGTCGTAA
- the LOC123313310 gene encoding alpha-ketoglutarate-dependent dioxygenase alkB homolog 4 has protein sequence MANTTRECGCKGYRTCLICEKKFGIQRQSVAINVENSYVYCLYCNKAYHGWDMNIYKKHPDHGNDGINYPGVFILENFLSEKEEDYLLTNIDMVAWDPSQSGRRKQNYGPKCNFKKRKIKLGDFNGFPSFSKFVQEKFKNVPILQNFHTIEQCSLEYNAETGASIDPHIDDSWIWGERIVTVNLLSDSVLTMTINKKCDRYNLNCVKDYTSVVDQILGSNKTFEIKNYQDDIDYPIIRIPMPRRSLLVMFGSARYEWEHQIFRDDIAGRRVCLAYREFTPTFLDGGKDYHIGKEILEKAQKFF, from the coding sequence ATGGCAAACACAACACGAGAGTGTGGATGTAAGGGATACCGTACTTGTTTAATTTGTGAGAAGAAATTCGGAATTCAAAGACAAAGTGTTGCTATAAACGTAGAAAACTCCTATGTTTACTGCTTATATTGCAACAAAGCTTACCATGGCTGGGATatgaatatttataaaaaacATCCCGATCATGGAAATGATGGAATAAATTATCCTGGTGTGTTTattctcgaaaattttcttAGTGAAAAGGAAGAAGATTATCTTCTAACAAATATTGATATGGTTGCTTGGGATCCATCACAAAGTGGAAGACGTAAGCAAAATTATGGACCAAAATGCAATTTCAAGAAGAGAAAGATTAAACTTGGAGATTTCAATGGTTTTCCTTCATTTTCCAAATTCGTACAagagaaattcaaaaatgttccaattttacagaattttcatacaattgagcagtgctctcTAGAATATAACGCAGAAACTGGAGCTTCTATAGATCCACATATTGATGATTCTTGGATTTGGGGGGAACGGATAGTAACAGTTAATTTATTAAGTGATTCAGTATTAACAATGACTATCAATAAAAAATGTGATCGTTACAACTTGAACTGTGTGAAAGATTATACATCAGTAGTGGATCAAATTCTTGGGTCAAACaaaacttttgaaattaaaaattatcaagATGATATTGACTATCCTATCATCAGAATTCCTATGCCAAGAAGATCCCTGTTGGTTATGTTTGGATCAGCTAGATATGAGTGGGAACATCAGATATTTCGCGATGATATTGCAGGTCGTAGAGTTTGTTTGGCTTATAGGGAGTTCACACCAACATTTCTTGATGGGGGGAAAGATTATCATATTGGAAAAGAAATTCTTGAGAAGGCTCAAAAATTTTTCTGA
- the LOC123313703 gene encoding uncharacterized protein LOC123313703, with translation MLKKCAVFLLIFLPMWVKSDENIFVVNSKRPLHVVSERFLSISIDPAVLLTKINLSDVSLQMARHLSPAYVRIAGPSTEFVKYIDTDEKSKETDDSDSVTVTPSVWFAINEWFNMANLTPVFGINDADTSMGVWNPKSILPLLEISDKFNLTCMWQLGYDCSNKTDTQYVEDIRILRHILDAFPDRKSTWKIVGSNIRKCTHRSGCRRLLDSLKGSADYVVWEQTERDHNMLNDELAHIIFGERKNPKLWTSVPRSRNPATFETALEWAKEVGEAGRNGFDVILRTPRVFEFFVDTPVFWFSLLYKTLVGNTVLDIRSATSDSELDAFAYCAKHQNNFIQRGAMVIMIVNRAENVHNTHIRLSSLAKDMEIQSYILTSKSDVRSIYLNGEKLKSSLLQQEPLIFTPKLRRAKPSNGLSISVPPKSIGFFVLPGARVTACMDEEDEMALLMEEIESDQELPLSAELAVEIKTRNLQENAVSLKEMERELQEELEIDEKFYHATKKEETHQKLDDILEDLKENYEQQEDQQAHFRIDEETRKKILERAKLIEAQRKLTESEQRLVDLSRMMHNKSIDKPKHNGVTIRESFEDLETVSKTEKPKVEVVNPPKFTFPKLNSLHQTDAKKFVLGKPKSLHDQFKEILNFPTINSLKHPLHERTNDQIEEFEVPKLNSIHHDDFPHTDHKKLTLTAKNLHEHLKDILANAKTNQLKKHETKEQNVEKSDEIELELTSAEVKKVLADRVKARAAKTNIRFTNEELAEIMKKATQKLRHDHTLKARSSIRSSRLKRDINMKLLNEASKHKLSRKDSDYSEESSEIAPKKKLLDSPSKSLIVNPFYKKPTQRKKSMISKNANMDSSELDDDFDLYFEDDDKEPKKVHLNEKKRKHYKPCSEKKLANMRTAGNDFEEEDDVDKKYMRLDEYFKNAKEVQKFDDIDFSDEDDYSNLDDDRTTRLKRDTTAHGRKANVHPAGCSCSHLVEDIIRSFQIALDSENKEDYESLKRKLQTYDTFMKSMSNDEDSKSKITPKERRSVDCTHHNYRPLCDSYRRWRPEDILSLKPRNIIETKKTVMINDLPLYQHLLRRNMIKRSIGKRKNFLLEDSNESLDSILNRIDKDDGSEAEDDERDYQLVFPNKNKLELKKNKNVTKISFEHRISPTNVSSSSEKDRNKTSEKLEVSGGRKSLLQKDLTNIQIIPKNGNESFFHHTFDHLHSLIHKIGSKIKGYFDDLFK, from the exons ATGCTGAAAAAATGCGCGGTATTTCTATTGATTTTTTTGCCGATGTGGGTTAAATCAGATGAGAATATATTTGTTGTTAATAGTAAAAGACCTTTGCATGTTGTTAGTGAACGATTTTTGAGTATTTCTATTGATCCTGCTGTTCTCTTGACGAAAATCAATCTAAG CGATGTTTCGCTTCAAATGGCGAGACATCTTAGTCCAGCATACGTGCGAATTGCTGGTCCATCAACCGAATTCGTGAAATACATCGACACAGATGAAAAATCGAAAGAAACCGACGATTCTGACAGCGTTACTGTAACCCCCTCGGTGTGGTTCGCCATTAATGAATGGTTCAATATGGCAAATTTGACCCCCGTTTTTGGTATAAATGACGCCGATACATCGATGGGTGTGTGGAACCCTAAGTCGATATTACCTCTTCTGGAAATTTCGGACAAATTCAATCTAACTTGCATGTGGCAGTTGGGATATG ACTGCTCCAATAAAACAGACACACAATATGTTGAGGATATACGTATACTGAGGCACATTCTAGATGCGTTTCCCGATAGAAAGAGTACCTGGAAAATTGTGGGAAGTAACATCAGGAAATGCACCCACAGAAGTGGCTGTAGAAGATTGCTGGACTCCTTAAAAGGCTCGGCAGATTATGTTGTTTGGGAACA GACCGAAAGGGATCACAACATGTTGAATGACGAATTGGCACATATCATATTCGGAGAGAGAAAAAATCCGAAATTATGGACATCGGTGCCACGAAGTCGTAATCCTGCAACCTTCGAAACTGCCCTAGAATGGGCCAAGGAAGTTGGGGAGGCTGGTAGAAATGGTTTCGACGTAATTTTGAGAACTCCAAGGGTGTTCGAATTTTTTGTCGACACCCCT GTGTTTTGGTTTTCCTTGTTGTACAAGACATTAGTAGGGAACACTGTTCTAGATATAAGATCAGCTACTTCAGATTCTGAGCTCGATGCCTTTGCTTACTGTGCTAAGCATCAGAATAACTTCATTCAGAGAGGAGCAATGGTTATAATGATAGTGAATCGAGCAGAAAATGTACATAATACTCATATAAGGCTGAGTTCTCTGGCAAAAGATATGGAAATACAATCCTACATACTGACCTCGAAGTCTGATGTAAG ATCGATCTATCTCAACGGAGAAAAATTGAAATCCAGCCTTCTGCAACAGGAACCTCTGATTTTCACCCCAAAACTCAGAAGGGCCAAACCTTCCAACGGTTTATCAATCTCGGTCCCTCCCAAATCCATAGGCTTCTTCGTTTTGCCAGGAGCCAGAGTAACAGCCTGTATGGATGAAGAAGACGAAATGGCGTTGCTGATGGAAGAAATCGAATCTGATCAAGAATTGCCACTTTCGGCGGAGTTAGCAGTGGAAATAAAAACCCGTAATCTTCAAGAAAACGCCGTCAGTTTGAAGGAAATGGAACGAGAACTGCAGGAAGAATTAGAAATTGACGAAAAGTTTTATCACGCTACTAAAAAGGAAGAAACCCACCAGAAATTGGACGATATCCTGGAAGATTTGAAGGAGAATTACGAACAACAGGAGGATCAACAAGCCCACTTCAGAATCGACGAGGAAACCAGGAAAAAAATTCTGGAAAGGGCCAAACTGATTGAAGCCCAAAGAAAATTGACGGAATCCGAACAGCGTTTAGTAGATTTGAGCAGAATGATGCATAATAAGTCCATCGATAAGCCCAAACACAACGGAGTAACCATAAGAGAATCTTTCGAAGATCTTGAGACCGTTTCGAAAACCGAAAAACCTAAAGTTGAAGTTGTAAATCCACCCAAATTCACATTTCCTAAATTGAATAGTCTCCACCAAACCGACGCCAAGAAATTTGTTCTGGGAAAACCCAAAAGTCTTCATGATCAGTTCAAAGAAATTTTAAACTTCCCCACCATAAACTCCCTGAAACATCCTCTGCACGAAAGAACCAACGATCAAATTGAGGAGTTTGAGGTGCCGAAATTGAACAGCATCCATCATGATGATTTTCCCCATACAGACCACAAAAAATTAACTTTAACCGCTAAGAACCTACATGAACATTTGAAAGATATCTTGGCTAATGCAAAAACGAACCAACTGAAGAAACATGAAACGAAGGAGCAGAATGTGGAGAAATCTGATGAAATAGAATTGGAGTTGACTAGTGCAGAAGTGAAAAAAGTGTTAGCAGATAGGGTCAAGGCAAGAGCTGCGAAAACTAATATTCGATTCACCAATGAAGAACTAGCTGAAATCATGAAGAAAGCGACTCAGAAACTTAGACATGACCACACCTTGAAAGCACGAAGCAGTATCAGATCCAGCAGATTGAAACGAGATATCAACATGAAACTATTGAATGAAGCGTCTAAACATAAACTGTCCAGGAAAGATTCAGACTATTCCGAAGAATCGTCTGAAATAGCaccaaaaaagaaattattggatTCTCCCTCGAAGAGTCTTATTGTTAACCCCTTCTATAAAAAACCAACACAAAGGAAGAAATCCATGATTTCCAAAAACGCGAATATGGATTCTTCAGAGTTGGACGACGATTTTGATTTATATTTCGAAGACGATGATAAGGAGCCTAAAAAGGTGCATCTCAACGAGAAGAAGAGGAAGCACTATAAGCCTTGTTCTGAAAAAAAACTCGCTAATATGAGGACTGCAGGCAACGATTTTGAAGAG GAAGATGATGTAGACAAGAAATATATGAGATTGGACGAATATTTCAAGAACGCGAAGGAAGTCCAAAAGTTCGACGACATAGATTTCTCCGACGAAGACGACTATAGCAACTTGGATGATGATAGGACTACTCGTCTCAAAAGAGATACAACAGCTCATGGTCGAAAAGCAAATGTACACCCAGCAGGATGCTCTTGTTCCCATCTGGTGGAGGACATAATTAGATCTTTCCAAATCGCCCTCGATAGTGAAAATAAGGAAGATTACGAGTCTTTAAAACGAAAACTGCAGACTTACGACACATTCATGAAGTCCATGAGTAATGACGAGGACTCAAAATCAAAGATCACCCCAAAGGAGCGACGTTCAGTAGATTGTACTCATCACAACTATAGACCTTTATGTGATTCGTACAGGAGATGGAGACCGGAAGATATCTTATCGTTGAAACCCAGAAATATAATAGAGACCAAGAAAACTGTCATGATAAATGACCTACCTCTATACCAACACCTTCTCCGCAGGAATATGATAAAAAGGAGTATAGGGaagagaaaaaattttctcttaGAAGATTCAAATGAAAGTTTAGATTCCATCCTGAACAGAATCGACAAAGATGATGGCTCAGAGGCAGAAGATGATGAAAGGGACTATCAGTTGGTTTTCCCGAACAAAAACAAACtcgaattgaagaaaaataaaaacgtCACTAAGATTAGTTTCGAGCACCGGATAAGTCCTACAAATGTTTCCAGCAGTAGTGAAAAGGATAGGAATAAAACGTCTGAGAAGTTGGAAGTGTCTGGTGGTAGGAAAAGTCTTCTACAGAAAGACCTCACAAACATCCAAATAATCCCGAAGAATGGCAATGAATCATTTTTCCATCATACATTCGACCATTTACATTCTTTGATTCATAAAATTGGTAGTAAGATAAAAGGTTATTTCGACGATTTGTTCAAATAA
- the LOC123313032 gene encoding choline transporter-like 1 yields the protein MGCCDPDEESKRDITAERRCTDVFWLCLFIAFWCLMVIIAAFSFVYGNPIRLINGYDSFGNTCGTNNNKKIGNFEYSGLDTSDKPYLLFFDINELRNSLKICVKQCPPKTFRKIEELGQFYREHQIGYCNYNFNYNELNRQNQKWDSHVLSTSYGPCPMMPVYESTPVLNRCIPKPVKEVSDAILSNIYGLLNNWDTLEKVLADLYTSKYVIFGLVFLSLILSLFTISILHIMAHLVAYIIMILFTITSIGGTGFLWYTYFDIKYNLDHTKQSMWLWESARNEDVFFWYSVVATVITVIILIIVLVMRKQVGFLSDLFQETAKCLAHIPTLFFQPLVTFVVLLIFFVFWISVVLCLATSYYPDTSGISMSFSDDKTTFTTANAVSITTEKPMGNLSFTDKVKKLTLVEYIDPAWVKYMWWVYFIGLIWTSEFIMACQQMVIAGAVAHWFYRHKFTDNSHVTYGLSKLMKYHLGSVAFGSFIITLFKIPRLILTYIHEKLKYQENKGSECASCCLKCCICCFYCMEKFIRYLNHNAYTVIAIDGVGFCKAAGTAFEVLTSHALQVATINGLGDFILFLGKCFVTAVTGSVGLFIFRKNTELTFYAIPTLVVCIFAFFVAHCILSLYEMVLDTVYLCIAQNGEGPDGIQMQNMGLTFTSNGNNPNPPSELEPIK from the exons ATGGGTTGCTGCGATCCTGATGAAGAATCGAAAAGAGATATAACTGCAGAAAGGCGGTGTACAGATGTTTTCTGGTTATGTTTATTTATTGCATTTTGGTGTTTAATG gTAATCATAGCCGCATTTTCATTTGTATATGGAAACCCAATCAGGCTTATCAATGGATATGATTCGTTCGGAAATACTTGCGGcacaaacaacaataaaaaaattgggaaTTTCGAGTATTCTGGATTGGATACTTCCGATAAACCTTATTTACTATTTTTCGATATCAATGAGCTCAGGAATTCGTTGAAAATATGCGTCAAGCAATGCCCTCCGAAAACTTTCCGTAAAATTGAGGAGTTGGGACAGTTTTATAGAGAACACCAAATTGGTTattgtaattataattttaattaCAATGAGTTGAATAGACAGAATCAGAAGTGGGATTCACATGTACTTAGCACATCTTATGGTCCTTGCCCTATGATGCCGGTTTATGAAAG TACTCCTGTGTTGAATCGTTGTATTCCAAAACCTGTGAAAGAAGTATCAGATGCTATTCTCAGCAATATATATGGTTTACTGAATAATTGGGATACTCTTGAAAAAGTTCTGGCTGATTTATATACCTCTAAATATGTGATATTTGGATTGGTGTTTTTATCATTGA TTTTATCACTCTTTACGATCTCAATACTCCATATCATGGCACATTTAGTTGCCTATATTATCATGATTCTTTTCACAATTACAAGTATTGGAGGAACAGGCTTTTTGTGGTACACATattttgatataaaatataacctTGACCACACTAAGCAAAGTATGTGGTTATGGGAATCAGCAAGAAATGAAGATGTGTTTTTTTGGTATTCAGTGGTAGCCACTGTTATTACT GTAATCATACTCATAATAGTTCTCGTTATGAGAAAGCAGGTTGGTTTCTTGTCGGATttatttcaagaaactgccaaATGCTTAGCTCATATACCAACTCTCTTCTTTCAACCGCTAGTAACATTTGTTGTGCTGCTGATATTTTTTGTCTTTTGGATATCTGTTGTG CTATGTTTGGCAACTAGCTACTATCCAGATACATCAGGAATATCTATGTCTTTCTCAGATGATAAAACTACATTTACAACGGCTAATGCAGTGTCAATCACTACTGAAAAGCCTATGGGGAATTTGTCATTCACTGACAAAGTTAAAA AACTCACATTGGTGGAATATATCGATCCAGCTTGGGTGAAATATATGTGGTGGGTTTACTTCATTGGTCTGATATGGACCTCTGAATTCATCATGGCATGCCAACAAATGGTTATAGCTGGTGCTGTAGCTCACTGGTTTTATAGGCACAAGTTCACAGACAATTCACATGTCACGTATGGTTTATCGAAACTTATGAAGTATCATTTGGGTTCTGTAGCTTTCGGTTCTTTTATTATCACATTATTCAAGATACCAAGGCTTATTTTGACATATATACATGAGAA GTTAAAATATCAAGAAAATAAGGGTAGTGAATGCGCATCATGTTGCCTAAAATGCTGTATTTGCTGTTTTTACTGCATGGAAAAATTTATCCGTTACTTAAACCATAATGCCTATACTGTCATCGCCATAGATGGTGTTGGATTTTGTAAAGCAGCAGGCACT gcTTTTGAAGTTCTTACCTCCCATGCCTTACAAGTAGCTACCATAAACGGATTGGGAGATTTTATCTTGTTTCTAGGGAAGTGTTTTGTCACAGCAGTCACAGGCTCTGTAGGTCTattcattttcagaaaaaatacagAATTAACATTTTATGCCATACCAACTTTGGTTGTTTGCATTTTCGCATTTTTTGTTGCCCACTGCATTCTAAGCTTATATGAG ATGGTTCTGGACACTGTTTACCTTTGTATTGCACAAAATGGCGAGGGACCTGATGGTATTCAAATGCAAAATATGGGACTAACTTTTACAAGTAATGGCAACAACCCAAATCCTCCAAGCGAATTGGAACCAATCAAATAA